One Fusarium poae strain DAOMC 252244 chromosome 4, whole genome shotgun sequence DNA window includes the following coding sequences:
- a CDS encoding hypothetical protein (SECRETED:SignalP(1-16)~TransMembrane:1 (n4-11c16/17o349-368i)) — MLRSTLLLALAGLTVATDSVYFSANKADKKGLPLLSGFTPRPQFLSMAAAGCEGGTKACGNTCIESSGECCSTVSGTYCEDGYRCQSTGCCEDGKLCSGPPSGCTDGKEMCGSFCIPEGKVCCLTGYCDQGEKCTSDGKCSAGGSSGGSGGSSGGSSGGSSGGSSGGSSSCLSFEETCGDGCMPKGMVCCDSGYCLSGQTCTSDGKCRYGSGSGSGGSSSGSCASYQETCGDGCMPKGMVCCDKGYCLSGQICSSDGTCRYSSSSGGGSSGGSSDDDDDDDKLTFTRESATRTLDTPSFTAPSIEPAPTIGDDDTFPTFSSQPIPTGPRAGGGDGDSSGSSTGGGESNGGSVVLPSLFMGVIALIPLLL, encoded by the coding sequence ATGTTGCGCTCAACCCTCCTTCTCGCCCTTGCGGGCCTGACAGTCGCAACAGACAGCGTCTACTTCAGTGCCAACAAAGCAGACAAAAAAGGTCTCCCCCTTCTTTCCGGCTTCACTCCCCGTCCCCAATTTCTCAGCATGGCGGCGGCGGGTTGTGAGGGAGGCACGAAAGCATGCGGCAACACTTGCATCGAATCCAGTGGCGAGTGTTGTAGCACTGTATCTGGAACGTACTGCGAAGATGGCTACCGTTGCCAATCTACCGGTTGCTGCGAGGACGGGAAGCTTTGCTCTGGTCCACCTTCGGGCTGCACAGACGGCAAGGAGATGTGTGGCTCGTTTTGTATCCCTGAGGGCAAGGTCTGCTGTCTCACAGGCTACTGTGATCAAGGCGAGAAGTGTACTTCAGACGGCAAGTGTTCTGCCGGAGGCTCATCCGGAGGGAGCGGTGGTTCTTCTGGTGGTTCCTCCGGTGGTTCCTCCGGTGGTTCCTCAGGGGGCTCTAGTTCCTGCTTGAGCTTCGAAGAGACCTGTGGTGATGGCTGTATGCCCAAGGGTATGGTCTGCTGTGACTCCGGGTACTGCCTCAGCGGTCAGACATGCACATCTGATGGAAAATGTCGATATGGCTCTGGTAGTGGCTCTGGTGGTTCATCCAGCGGCAGCTGTGCCAGCTACCAAGAAACCTGCGGCGACGGTTGCATGCCCAAGGGAATGGTCTGCTGCGACAAGGGATACTGCCTGTCGGGACAGATCTGTTCCAGCGACGGTACTTGCAGATACAGCAGTTCAAGCGGAGGTGGAAGCAGCGGCGGTTCaagcgacgacgacgatgatgacgacaagCTCACCTTTACCCGAGAATCTGCAACACGAACTCTCGACACTCCCTCTTTCACTGCTCCTTCGATCGAACCCGCCCCTACCATCGGCGACGATGATACTTTCCCTACATTCAGCTCTCAGCCCATACCCACTGGCCCAAGggctggtggtggtgatggagaTAGCAGTGGAAGCAGCACTGGTGGAGGTGAAAGCAACGGTGGCTCGGTTGTTCTGCCTAGCTTGTTTATGGGTGTTATTGCTTTGATTCCTCTCCTTCTTTGA
- a CDS encoding hypothetical protein (SECRETED:SignalP(1-15)~CAZy:PL1_7~CAZy:PL1_9~CAZy:PL1~CAZy:PL1_10~CAZy:PL1_6~CAZy:PL1_3~CAZy:PL1_12~CAZy:PL1_11~CAZy:PL1_8~CAZy:PL1_4), which produces MKFLGLLNLAALASAVPTPTVQEVGKTLGKRAAITDAANIGYATGNGGTTGGAGGATVTVSSLAEFSKAAESDGKQVIYVKGKLTGNNKIRVGSDKTIVGASGASLENIGLYINKQKNVIVRNLAIKNVEAANGDAIGIQKSTNVWVDHCELSSDFSKDKDFYDGLLDVTHASDWVTVSNTYLHDHHKASLVGHSDSNAGEDTGALHVTYANNHWSNIGSRAPSVRFGTVHVFNNYYEDISVTGVNSRMGAQVLVESSAFSNAKKALISKDSKETGSISVNDVDLGGSTNDAPKGSISKSDIPYKYSLVGASKVKAAVVGVAGNTLKL; this is translated from the coding sequence ATGAAGTTCCTCGgtcttctcaacctcgccgCTCTGGCCAGCGCTGTTCCTACTCCCACCGTCCAGGAAGTTGGCAAGACTCTCGGCAAGCGAGCTGCCATCACTGATGCTGCCAACATTGGCTACGCCACCGGAAACGGAGGTACCACTGGTGGTGCCGGAGGAGCTACTGTGACCGTCTCTTCCCTCGCCGAGTTCAGCAAGGCTGCCGAGTCGGacggaaagcaggtcatctACGTCAAGGGCAAGCTCACCGGTAACAACAAGATCCGCGTCGGATCCGACAAGACCATTGTTGGTGCCTCGGGTGCTTCTCTCGAGAACATCGGTCTCTACATCAACAAGCAGAAGAACGTCATTGTCCGCAACCTGGCCATCAAGAACGTCGAAGCTGCCAACGGCGACGCCATCGGTATTCAAAAGTCCACCAACGTCTGGGTCGACCACTGCGAGTTGTCCTCCGACTTCTCCAAGGACAAGGATTTCTACGACGGTCTCCTCGATGTCACCCACGCCTCTGACTGGGTCACCGTTTCCAACACCTACCTCCACGACCACCACAAGGCTTCCCTCGTCGGCCACTCCGACAGCAACGCTGGCGAGGACACTGGTGCCCTCCACGTCACCTATGCCAACAACCACTGGTCCAACATTGGTTCTCGCGCTCCCTCTGTTCGCTTCGGTACCGTCCACGTCTTCAACAACTACTACGAGGATATCAGCGTCACCGGTGTCAACTCTCGCATGGGTGCTCAGGTCCTTGTTGAGTCATCTGCTTTCAGCAACGCCAAGAAGGCTCTCATCTCCAAGGACTCCAAGGAGACTGGAAGCATCTCTGTCAACGATGTCGACCTTGGTGGCTCTACCAACGATGCTCCCAAGGGTTCCATCTCCAAGTCTGACATTCCCTACAAGTACTCTCTTGTCGGTGCctccaaggtcaaggctgctgttgttggcgTTGCTGGAAACACACTTAAGCTCTAG
- a CDS encoding hypothetical protein (MEROPS:MER0091601): MVAVPPHLLRAIAQNKLVAEHISRSAQLTLEHTERVLQARCQSTTTRQSIVPPHILRNIAESDASEGSRKSARNSLEHLKTIIGKVKGSQSGSQQVLEASGQDSTKPSPKSPYRAIYDIHESTNEEKLPGKLVRDNKKETDKSEDNTVHFGKQYENAFWDPEKLQMVFGDGGEFLNNFVGCIDVIGHELSHAVTSNTSPLDYYGQAGALNEHISDVFGIMVKQQVQDEKSPVADWLIGEDCILPDVKGTALRSMKEPGTAYDDPIFGKDPQVAHMKQFKTTFEDNGGVHIFSGIPNRAFYLASNAFGGYSWEKAGKIWWAAMRSGKIEPKCTFKQFADVTIDCAKELFDDKTAKVIKKAWTDVGVLDDVGTESTPGNWCGVL, from the exons ATGGTTGCTGTCCCTCCCCACCTTTTGCGTGCGATTGCACAAAACAAGCTTGTTGCCGAGCACATTTCCCGATCAGCACAGCTCACTCTCGAACATACAGAGAGAGTCTTGCAAGCCAGG TGTCAATCAACCACAACTCGGCAAAGCATAGTCCCTCCTCATATCCTACGTAACATTGCAGAGTCAGATGCCAGCGAGGGCTCTCGCAAAAGCGCTAGAAATAGCCTCGAACATCTGAAGACCAtcatcggcaaggtcaaAGGCTCCCAGTCCGGGTCTCAACAAGTGCTGGAGGCTTCAGGTCAAGATTCAACAAAGCCATCACCCAAAAGTCCTTATCGTGCCATTTACGACATCCATGAAAGCACCAACGAAGAAAAGCTTCCCGGCAAGCTTGTTCGCGACAACAAAAAGGAAACTGACAAGTCGGAAGACAA TACTGTCCACTTTGGAAAACAGTACGAAAACGCTT TTTGGGACCCAGAAAAGCTTCAGATGGTCTTTGGAGATGGCGGCGAGTTCCTCAACAACTTTGTCGGATGTATCGACGTCATTGGGCATGAGCTCTCACATGCAGTCACATCAAACACAAGTCCTCTCGATTACTATGGCCAGGCCGGTGCTTTGAACGAGCATATCTCGGATGTTTTTGGCATCATGGTCAAACAACAAGTCCAGGATGAGAAATCCCCAGTCGCAGATTGGCTCATTGGTGAAGACTGCATTCTTCCTGATGTCAAGGGAACTGCCCTACGAAGCATGAAGGAGCCTGGAACAGCCTACGACGATCCTATTTTCGGCAAGGATCCTCAGGTGGCTCACATGAAACAATTCAAGACGACATTCGAGGACAACGGTGGAGTGCACATCTTTTCAGGAATTCCGAATCGAGCCTTTTATCTTGCTTCCAATGCATTTGGCGGTTACTCTTGGGAGAAGGCTGGCAAGATCTGGTGGGCAGCCATGAGGTCAGGCAAGATAGAGCCCAAGTGTACGTTTAAACAGTTTGCTGATGTGACGATTGATTGTGCAAAGGAGCTCTTTGATGACAAGACGGCCAAGGTGATCAAGAAGGCGTGGACAGATGTTGGGGTCCTCGACGATGTTGGCACTGAGTCAACTCCGGGCAACTGGTGTGGTGTTCTGTAG
- a CDS encoding hypothetical protein (SECRETED:SignalP(1-21)~CAZy:GH16) has translation MLTKVFTTAAMALACAGMASAQTFTECNPLKKTCPPNPAFGDSKVQCDLAKGECGAFHNMIATEIKYSERGALFRINKETEAPTIRSDNYLFFGRVDVVVQAAKGRGIVTSAVLQSDDLDEVDWEWVGGDDAQVQSNYFSKGDTTTYDRAQYHAVAAPLTTTHKYSLEWTSTKIDWLIDDVVVRTLNAADAKGTAGFPQTPMQVKMGTWVAGGKNSNEGTREWAGGYTDFKQAPFDAYYRSITIVDYAGKDAPGQSPGAKEYVWTDKSGDWESIDVKKTLSDTDGEDKTSATTTVTKATQTAQPTKTKTAEHTSTVVETTSAVVTKTKTAQHESKTHETQTESAKETKETKITEVATTFSTATATATAVASTIVASEEAAATATEGSSPSPDSGVNSGAAVDKGTPSGSATEGASSDTTPVAVSSGSRMTGSIITAFAGLMIAQILI, from the exons ATGCTCACAAAAGTTTTCACTACTGCCGCCATGGCTTTGGCCTGCGCTGGCATGGCTTCCGCACAAACTTTCACCGAATGCAACCCTTTGAAGAAGA CTTGCCCTCCTAACCCTGCTTTTGGAGACAGCAAGGTTCAGTGTGACTTGGCCAAGGGCGAATGCGGTGCTTTCCACAACATGATTGCCACAGAAATCAAGTACAGCGAGCGAGGTGCTCTTTTCCGTATCAACAAGGAGACCGAGGCTCCCACAATCCGATCAGACAACTACCTCTTCTTCGGCCGTGTCGACGTTGTTGTCCAGGCTGCCAAGGGTCGAGGTATCGTTACCAGTGCCGTTCTTCAGTCTGATGACCTCGACGAGGTGGACTGGGAGTGGGTTGGAGGTGATGATGCTCAGGTCCAGTCCAACTACTTCAGCAAGGGTGACACTACCACATACGATCGTGCTCAGTACCACGCCGTCGCTGCTCCTCTGACCACTACTCACAAGTACTCTCTTGAGTGGACATCCACCAAGATTGACTGGCTTATTGACGATGTCGTTGTCCGCACCCTCAACGCTGCCGATGCTAAGGGCACTGCTGGTTTCCCCCAGACTCCCATGCAGGTCAAGATGGGTACCTGGGTCGCCGGTGGCAAGAACAGCAACGAGGGAACTCGAGAGTGGGCAGGCGGCTACACGGATTTTAAGCAGGCTCCCTTTGACGCTTACTACCGCAGCATCACCATCGTCGACTACGCTGGAAAGGACGCCCCCGGCCAGAGCCCTGGTGCTAAGGAGTACGTCTGGACCGACAAGTCTGGTGACTGGGAGAGCATCGATGTCAAGAAGACCCTGTCCGATACTGATGGCGAGGACAAGACCAGCGCCACCACCACTGTTACCAAGGCTACCCAGACTGCTCAGCctaccaagaccaagaccgctGAGCACACCTCCACTGTTGTTGAGACAACCAGCGCTGTTgtgaccaagaccaagactgcCCAGCACGAGTCCAAGACTCATGAGACTCAGACTGAGTCTGCCAAGGAGACCAAGGAGACTAAGATCACCGAGGTTGCTACCACCTTCTCCACTGCCACTGCTACTGCCACTGCTGTCGCCAGCACCATCGTGGCTTCCGAGGAGGCTGCTGCTACAGCCACTGAAGGTTCCAGCCCCAGCCCTGACTCTGGTGTCAACTCTGGTGCTGCTGTTGACAAGGGCACTCCCTCAGGCTCTGCCACTGAAGGAGCTTCCAGCGACACTACTCCTGTCGCCGTCAGCTCTGGCTCTCGTATGACCGGAAGCATCATTACTGCCTTTGCTGGTCTTATGATCGCCCAGATCCTCATCTAA